From the Desulfurispira natronophila genome, the window ACCCCATTATCCGCATGAAAGACACTGTAAACTTGACAGGACTCTCCCGGTCTACCATTTACCGTAAAATGCAGGATGGGAGTTTCCCTACTTCCTTCAAGATCAGCAAGAGTGCTGCTGGATGGCGCATGTCGACCATCAGGCAGTGGATGGAGCAGCAGGAACAAGGATGCCGGGGAGTTCAACATGGGTGAACACAATCCCTCTCCCATGTCCATTGGCATTG encodes:
- a CDS encoding helix-turn-helix transcriptional regulator, encoding MQPAIDPIIRMKDTVNLTGLSRSTIYRKMQDGSFPTSFKISKSAAGWRMSTIRQWMEQQEQGCRGVQHG